One Benincasa hispida cultivar B227 chromosome 5, ASM972705v1, whole genome shotgun sequence genomic window carries:
- the LOC120077584 gene encoding transcription factor HHO6 produces the protein MPSISPPNTIANFLRQISSLPNPSDRASRLDSFISSLEDEMKKIDAFKRELPLCMLLLNDAILALKDSTLQCASSCSSPKSKPVLEEFLSLNKDSSDQNEKDEDCRDKKEWMSSVQLWKTDEFQNTQIKTKRNEGWGYVAAAEDRFQLCRKKNEERLFAGFKSSSAAFPAMAAVKKEEKIESPICALSLVTPSLKNTREELVSCVLRSSGNRATSTSAADIQSNLRTVLPPQQQPARKQRRCWSPELHRRFENALQQLGGSQVATPKQIRELMQVDGLTNDEVKSHLQKYRLHTRRLPSTPAGRATDQSPVVLGDLWMSQDGCGESSKVSSSQSASPQGPLQFAGNGGYSTTGGDSVEDEEDTKSESYDYWKSQADTGKRCIKI, from the exons ATGCCTTCTATTTCCCCTCCCAACACCATCGCTAACTTTCTCCGCCAGATTTCCTCGCTTCCCAATCCCTCAGACCGTGCCTCCAGACTCGATTCTTTTATCAGCAGCTTGGAGGATGAAATGAAGAAGATCGATGCCTTCAAGCGCGAGCTTCCCTTATGTATGCTTCTATTGAACGATG CTATCCTTGCTTTGAAAGACTCTACACTGCAATGtgcttcttcttgttcttcccCAAAATCCAAGCCGGTTTTGGAGGAATTCCTGTCATTGAACAAAGATTCTTCTGATCAGAATGAGAAAGACGAGGATTGTAGAGATAAGAAGGAATGGATGAGCTCTGTTCAGCTTTGGAAGACTGATGAGTTTCAAAATACCCAAATCAAAACCAAG AGAAATGAGGGGTGGGGTTATGTCGCTGCTGCTGAAGATCGGTTTCAGCTATGTCgaaagaagaatgaagaaaGATTATTTGCTGGGTTCAAGTCATCTTCTGCTGCTTTTCCAGCCATGGCTGCTgtgaagaaggaagagaagattGAATCTCCCATTTGTGCACTTTCTTTGGTCACTCCTAGCTTGAAGAATACTAGAGAAGAATTGGTTTCCTGTGTTTTGCGGTCGAGTGGCAACCGTGCAACTTCGACTTCTGCTGCCGATATTCAATCAAATTTGCGGACAGTGTTGCCACCGCAGCAGCAGCCTGCCCGGAAGCAGAGAAGGTGCTGGTCGCCAGAGTTGCATCGGCGGTTTGAGAATGCATTGCAGCAACTTGGAGGTTCACAAG TTGCAACGCCGAAGCAAATAAGAGAGTTGATGCAAGTAGATGGCCTGACCAATGATGAAGTAAAAAGTCATTTACAA AAATACCGTCTTCATACTCGGCGACTTCCATCAACTCCAGCTGGCCGAGCAACAGACCAATCTCCTGTTGTTCTAGGAGATTTATGGATGTCCCAAGATGGGTGTGGTGAATCCTCAAAGGTGAGCAGCTCTCAGTCAGCATCACCGCAAGGTCCACTCCAGTTCGCAGGAAACGGAGGGTATTCCACAACCGGAGGCGACAGTGTGGAGGACGAGGAAGATACTAAATCGGAAAGCTATGACTACTGGAAATCTCAGGCTGACACTGGCAAAAGATGTATAAAGATTTGA